From one Lycium ferocissimum isolate CSIRO_LF1 chromosome 7, AGI_CSIRO_Lferr_CH_V1, whole genome shotgun sequence genomic stretch:
- the LOC132063792 gene encoding ATP-dependent RNA helicase DEAH13-like has protein sequence MERSEDMNLDTDIWSLNGQDSNAIILPDKKKKKKKGKEQVSKKLKPKNNIKLSQSQKKKLKKIEEDKEKAILLAESIKTLKKHQIQDDLYSLMWSSRNLGQGETSREKRRREVQYSRAGLDVPHRDRPVKKRTIDDLSSDVLQDSEEMQSSPIVNGNLVQSSTGEGEVPSDTPVIPGSPEELTCQSGLLVCGRDASVQNKQEEDRTAECLKSDYQQNRLPVYDCHKEERRKPTDGAKAVQNASLSNSSNSANSLPQRALATPTVVHVSRPKEVENNRSDLPIVMMEQEIMEAINDNTCVIVCGETGCGKTTQVPQFLYEAGYGTNHSNGRGGIIGVTQPRRVAVLATAKRVAFELGLRLGKEVGFQVRHDRRIGGNCSIKFMTDGILLRELQNDFLLRRYSILILDEAHERSLNTDILIGMLSRIVRERQKEYEEQQKKLLSGQTISPEERVYPLKLVLMSATLRVEDFISGRKIFRDPPPVMEIPTRQYPVTIHFSKRTEMVDYVGQAYKKILSIHKRLPPGGILVFVTGQREVEYLCQKLRKASKEIVERASKEDNELSLVAEGNAITEKVDKEISEAFDVERSSVNEITERFNSYDEDHGESYEDESEVSYDSADDSDLDVYSDDARLLNQKSPSSDGKLDVLGEEGSLASLKSAFEALAGKRTSESDSCGKELVPITEEGTASNESEPLLSKVRIGANGTCAGPMCVLPLYAMLPASAQLRVFDEVKEGERLVVVATNVAETSLTIPGIKYVVDTGREKVKKYNSSNGMEAFEIQFISKASAAQRAGRAGRTGPGHCYRLYSSAVFNDMFFDFSNAEILKVPVDGVVLLLKSMHIDKVANFPFPTPPEPTALAEAERCLKVLEALDSNGRLTPLGKAMAQYPMSPRHSRMLLTVIQIMQKVKDYCRANTVLAYAVAAAAALSLSNPFLMELEGKYKDLDDLKQDEKPGSAESERDLGKEERKRIKKLKEIARVSRAKFSNPTSDVLTVAYALQCFELSGKPLEFCKDHTLHLKTMEEMSKLRKQLINLVFNSKLCDSQQNFSWPHGTLEDVECAWRIPSNKCPLQLNEEEILGQAICAGWADRVAKRIKDVSSLSESDRKTHAVRYQACLVKEIVFLHRRSSISRSAPQYLVYTELLHTKRPYIQGATSVKENWLIKYAPSLCSFSAPLSDPKPYYDPLNDQVLCWVSPTFGPHLWKLPLHCLPIEDDISRVAVFTSSLLEGKVLPCLKSVQKFLAASPAIILKPEASGLKRVGNLLNKMRIKKRRIDSCAKLRKLWDDNPRELFSEILNWFQEGFHDHFEDLWAQMLLEVLLDPKKRFSKKVKREKRKP, from the exons CCTGAATGGTCAAGACAGCAATGCGATTATATTACcagacaagaaaaagaagaagaagaaaggaaaggaacag GTGTCGAAAAAGCTTAAACCGAAGAATAATATTAAGTTAAGCCAATCAcagaaaaaaaagttgaagaaaatcgAG GAAGACAAGGAGAAGGCAATCCTTTTAGCAGAAAGCATTAAGACCTTGAA GAAGCACCAGATCCAAGATGATCTTTATTCACTTATGTGGTCTTCAAGGAACTTGGGTCAG GGTGAAACTAGCCGAGAAAAGCGTAGAAGAGAAGTGCAATATTCTAGGGCAGGGTTAGATGTGCCACATAGAGATCGGCCAGTCAAGAAGAGGACTATTGACGACCTATCTAGTGATGTCTTGCAAGATTCTGAAGAAATGCAGTCGAGTCCAATAGTCAATGGCAATCTTGTGCAGTCCTCCACAGGAGAAGGTGAAGTCCCAAGTGATACACCGGTCATACCAGGGTCTCCTGAGGAGTTGACTTGTCAGAGTGGACTTTTAGTATGCGGTAGAGATGCTTCTGTGCAAAATAAGCAAGAAGAGGATAGAACTGCAGAATGTTTAAAGTCAGATTATCAGCAAAATCGCCTTCCTGTTTATGATTGTCATAAAGAAGAAAGGAGGAAACCAACG GATGGTGCCAAGGCTGTTCAAAATGCCAGTCTCAGCAATAGTAGCAACTCAGCTAACTCTCTTCCTCAAAGAGCTTTAGCAACTCCAACTGTGGTGCATGTTTCTAGACCAAAGGAGGTTGAAAATAACAGGAGCGATTTGCCAATAGTCATGATGGAGCAGGAGATAATGGAAGCTATAAATGACAACACTTGTGTAATAGTTTGCGGTGAGACTGGTTGTGGAAAGACAACCCAAGTTCCACAG TTCCTTTATGAAGCTGGCTATGGTACAAATCATTCCAATGGTCGTGGTGGTATTATTGGTGTGACTCAACCACGCCGTGTTGCGGTACTTGCAACTGCCAAGCGAGTGGCATTTGAGCTTGGTCTTCGTCTTGGCAAAGAGGTTGGTTTCCAAGTTAGACATGACAGGAGGATAGGAGGCAATTGTTCCATAAAGTTCATGACTGATGGAATTTTGCTTCGGGAACTGCAG AATGATTTTCTTTTAAGGCGTTACTCAATCTTAATCTTGGATGAGGCTCATGAGAGGAGCTTGAACACCGATATACTAATCGGTATGCTTTCTCGTATAGTAAGAGAGCGTCAG AAAGAATATGAGGAGCAACAGAAGAAGCTTCTTTCAGGACAAACAATAAGCCCTGAAGAGAGAGTTTATCCGCTGAAACTTGTGCTGATGAGTGCTACACTTCGAGTTGAGGACTTTATATCTGGCAGAAAAATTTTCCGTGATCCTCCCCCTGTAATGGAAATCCCCACTCGCCAATACCCAGTGACTATTCATTTCTCAAAGAGAACTGAGATGGTGGACTATGTTGGCCAGGCATATAAAAAGATATTGTCAATTCACAAGAGATTGCCACCTGGTGGTATACTTGTGTTTGTGACAGGGCAAAGGGAAGTTGAATACTTGTGTCAAAAGCTGCGCAAAGCTTCTAAGGAGATAGTTGAGAGAGCTTCCAAAGAGGATAATGAGCTATCTTTGGTAGCTGAAGGGAATGCCATCACGGAGAAGGTTGACAAGGAGATAAGTGAGGCATTTGATGTTGAAAGGAGTTCTGTAAATGAGATAACTGAACGCTTTAATTCCTATGATGAGGATCATGGTGAATCTTATGAAGATGAGTCAGAAGTTTCCTATGATTCAGCAGATGACAGTGATTTGGATGTTTATAGTGATGATGCACGGCTGCTAAACCAGAAGTCTCCAAGCTCTGATGGTAAGTTAGATGTCTTAGGTGAGGAGGGAAGCCTTGCATCACTGAAGTCTGCTTTTGAAGCTTTGGCTGGTAAAAGGACATCAGAATCTGATTCCTGCGGAAAGGAACTTGTTCCTATCACTGAAGAAGGGACGGCCTCAAATGAATCTGAACCTCTGTTAAGCAAGGTTAGGATTGGGGCTAATGGGACTTGTGCTGGTCCGATGTGTGTTTTACCTCTTTATGCTATGCTTCCGGCATCCGCACAGCTTCGTGTGTTTGACGAGGTCAAGGAAGGAGAACGCCTAGTTGTTGTTGCCACTAATGTGGCTGAAACCTCATTGACCATTCCTGGTATAAAATATGTGGTTGACACAGGCAGAGAAAAGGTCAAAAAGTACAACTCTTCTAATGGTATGGAAGCATTTGAAATACAATTTATAAGTAAGGCTTCAGCTGCTCAGCGTGCAGGAAGGGCAGGAAGAACAGGTCCTGGGCACTGTTATCGGCTTTATTCTTCTGCAGTCTTCAATGACATGTTCTTTGACTTCTCAAATGCAGAAATATTGAAAGTACCAGTTGATGGCGTTGTCCTACTTCTGAAGTCCATGCATATTGATAAG GTTGCTAACTTCCCTTTCCCGACTCCTCCTGAGCCAACAGCCTTAGCTGAAGCAGAGCGTTGCTTAAAGGTTCTAGAAGCACTTGATAGCAATGGCAGGCTGACACCTCTAGGGAAGGCCATGGCACAATATCCAATGAGTCCTCGCCACTCCCGTATGCTCCTCACAGTAATCCAAATTATGCAAAAGGTGAAAGATTATTGCCGCGCAAACACAGTCTTGGCTTATGCAGTTGCAGCAGCTGCAGCTTTGAGCTTGTCAAATCCTTTCCTTATGGAGCTTGAAGGGAAGTATAAAGATCTAGATGATCTGAAACAAGATGAGAAACCAGGCTCTGCAGAAAGTGAGAGAGACTTGGggaaagaggaaagaaagaggATAAAAAAGCTGAAAGAAATTGCTAGAGTGTCTCgtgcaaaattttcaaacccCACCAGTGATGTTTTGACCGTGGCATATGCTCTACAATGTTTTGAACTCTCTGGTAAACCACTGGAATTCTGCAAAGACCACACGTTACATCTTAAAACAATGGAGGAAATGTCCAAGTTGAGGAAGCAGCTCATTAATCTCGTTTTTAACTCCAAATTATGTGATTCACAGCAAAATTTCTCATGGCCTCATGGTACTTTGGAAGATGTAGAATGTGCTTGGAGGATTCCTTCAAACAAATGCCCTCTCCAACTGAATGAGGAGGAGATTTTGGGCCAAGCTATTTGTGCTGGCTGGGCTGACAGGGTTGCTAAACGCATTAAGGATGTTTCATCCTTATCGGAATCTGACAGAAAAACTCATGCAGTTCGATATCAGGCTTGCTTGGTGAAAGAAATCGTATTCCTACATCGAAGGTCATCTATTTCTAGATCTGCTCCACAATATTTAGTCTACACTGAACTACTGCATACAAAAAGGCCATATATCCAAGGAGCGACTAGCGTGAAAGAGAATTGGCTCATTAAGTATGCTCCATCCCTGTGCAGTTTTTCTGCGCCTCTCTCAGATCCAAAACCTTATTATGACCCACTGAATGACCAGGTCCTCTGTTGGGTGAGTCCAACTTTTGGTCCTCATCTATGGAAGCTTCCTCTGCATTGTTTGCCAATCGAAGATGATATCAGCCGGGTGGCAGTATTTACTAGTTCCTTGCTTGAAGGCAAAGTTCTGCCTTGCCTAAAATCTGTACAGAAATTCTTGGCAGCCTCACCAGCTATCATTTTGAAGCCTGAGGCGTCAGGCCTTAAGCGGGTTGGCAATCTTTTAAACAAGATGAGGATCAAGAAGAGAAGGATCGATAGTTGTGCCAAGCTAAGGAAGTTGTGGGATGATAACCCTCGAGAATTGTTTTCAGAAATTTTGAATTGGTTTCAGGAAGGATTTCATGACCATTTTGAAGACCTTTGGGCACAGATGCTACTTGAAGTACTTTTAGACCCAAAAAAACGTTTTTCCAAGAAGGTcaagagagagaaaaggaaaCCATGA